The proteins below come from a single Mucilaginibacter mali genomic window:
- a CDS encoding SGNH/GDSL hydrolase family protein — MKTLFKTVFVAIVFHYQVYAQVPKPVYTKATDLTIAGDIMPTQNPYHRVDTVKYPAMPAVVKRLLTQSAGKVICFTTNSKQLTAKWCSSGSKPYPNLTPIANKGLDLYIKKDGKWQFAGVGRPDGQCTEATLVSNMADGEKECLLYLPIYDEVGNVEIGTDAGASIKPIPFPFQKRVLVYGSSITQGASASRSGLAYPARLSRLTGLNFMNLGLSGSAKMEPAVIAMINDIQADAYVLDCIPNSSDVVVKERALNMINSIRAAHPGKPIIMVNSITREAGYIDTKVGNMVNAQNAAIDSIAKNLVKQHTKDFYYIDTKGFLGDDHEGSTDGIHPNDLGSYRFVEKIEPMIADILKKYFK; from the coding sequence ATGAAAACATTATTTAAAACAGTGTTTGTAGCCATCGTATTCCACTACCAGGTTTACGCACAGGTACCCAAACCGGTTTACACTAAAGCTACCGATCTCACCATCGCCGGCGATATCATGCCGACACAAAACCCCTATCACCGGGTGGATACGGTAAAATATCCGGCCATGCCCGCGGTGGTAAAGCGCCTGTTAACACAATCGGCCGGCAAGGTGATCTGCTTTACCACCAACAGCAAGCAGTTAACAGCCAAATGGTGCAGCAGTGGCAGCAAGCCTTACCCTAACCTTACTCCTATCGCCAATAAGGGTTTAGACCTATACATTAAAAAAGATGGCAAATGGCAGTTTGCAGGCGTTGGCCGCCCCGATGGGCAATGCACCGAAGCCACGCTGGTAAGCAACATGGCTGATGGTGAAAAGGAATGCCTGCTTTACCTGCCCATTTACGATGAGGTAGGCAATGTTGAAATAGGCACAGATGCCGGTGCCAGCATAAAACCCATACCATTCCCTTTTCAAAAACGGGTATTGGTCTATGGGTCGAGCATAACGCAGGGGGCCTCGGCCAGTCGTTCGGGACTGGCTTACCCGGCAAGGTTATCAAGGCTTACCGGTTTAAACTTTATGAACCTGGGCCTAAGTGGCAGCGCCAAAATGGAACCGGCGGTAATAGCCATGATAAATGATATACAGGCCGATGCCTACGTGTTGGATTGCATTCCCAATTCATCGGATGTGGTGGTTAAGGAACGCGCCCTGAATATGATCAATTCCATACGTGCCGCGCATCCCGGGAAGCCCATCATTATGGTCAACTCCATTACCCGCGAGGCCGGCTATATCGACACCAAGGTTGGCAACATGGTAAATGCCCAAAACGCGGCGATAGACAGCATCGCCAAAAACCTGGTAAAGCAACACACTAAAGACTTTTATTACATCGACACCAAAGGCTTTTTAGGCGACGACCACGAGGGCAGCACGGACGGCATTCATCCTAACGATCTGGGCAGTTACCGATTTGTGGAAAAAATTGAACCGATGATAGCCGATATCCTTAAAAAGTACTTCAAATAA
- a CDS encoding RagB/SusD family nutrient uptake outer membrane protein, producing MKKIYIALIGLVTLGAMGCKKNYLDVTPPDKIDAQVFFNNATDLQVYTNGFYDQVPVTSGLTYTVYTDDASSDNILPLQIVDRVKGARVVPVARGTGGWSFSSLRSINYFLANYGKCPDAAAKQKYGGIARYFRAYFYYDKVKTFGDVPLYTKVLTADDPDLYKPRDSRTVVMDTVLADINYAIANIPKTVALNNITGYTALALKARICLYEGTWRKYHGIANYQSMLNEAVSAADALISSGAYKLYTTGGANTAYRDLFARVDQDVTETILARDYSKLVQVNGVDYFMTSATGGAYGIPKDMINSYLMKDGTRFTDIPNYQTKQFYDEMQNRDPRLTQTTAGPDFAAYLETAREPVNLSITTTGYRVIKALSTRDQWVSNGGYSDFILFRYAEALLVYAEAKAELGTLTQADLDRSVNLLRARAGMPNMNMAAANATPDPFLLAQYPNVEKGANKGVILEIRRERRIEMFNEGLRWDDLMRWKEGKKLEQPMVGIYFPSLGSFDFNNDGKTDVYLHNGNASGAPAGTSSVVNVTQKALTNGTSGNFFPLKGITITFDENKDYLYPIPSEDITLNPKITQNPGWK from the coding sequence ATGAAAAAGATATATATAGCGTTGATAGGTTTAGTAACCCTTGGCGCGATGGGCTGTAAAAAGAATTACCTTGACGTAACGCCGCCCGATAAAATAGACGCGCAGGTATTCTTTAACAATGCCACCGACCTGCAAGTATACACCAACGGCTTTTACGACCAGGTTCCCGTAACTTCGGGATTGACTTATACCGTTTATACCGACGATGCATCGTCTGACAATATACTGCCCCTGCAAATTGTAGACCGTGTTAAGGGTGCACGCGTAGTGCCGGTTGCGCGTGGTACAGGCGGCTGGTCGTTCTCAAGTTTACGGTCTATCAATTACTTCCTGGCCAATTATGGTAAATGCCCCGATGCTGCCGCGAAGCAAAAATACGGCGGCATAGCACGCTACTTCAGGGCTTATTTTTATTACGATAAGGTAAAAACCTTTGGCGATGTGCCGCTTTATACCAAAGTATTAACAGCCGATGACCCCGACCTGTACAAACCCCGGGATTCGCGCACTGTAGTAATGGATACAGTATTGGCTGATATCAACTACGCCATAGCCAACATCCCTAAAACCGTAGCGCTGAACAACATTACCGGCTATACCGCGCTGGCTTTAAAAGCACGCATTTGCCTTTACGAAGGTACCTGGCGCAAGTATCATGGCATAGCCAACTATCAAAGCATGCTTAACGAAGCCGTTTCTGCCGCAGACGCGCTGATCAGTTCGGGTGCTTACAAACTGTATACTACCGGCGGGGCCAATACAGCTTACCGCGATCTGTTTGCCCGTGTAGACCAGGATGTTACCGAAACCATATTGGCCCGCGATTACAGCAAATTGGTACAGGTTAACGGGGTAGATTATTTTATGACATCGGCCACCGGTGGCGCTTATGGTATCCCCAAGGATATGATCAACAGCTACCTGATGAAGGATGGCACCCGCTTTACCGATATCCCCAACTACCAAACCAAGCAGTTTTACGATGAAATGCAAAACCGCGACCCGCGCTTAACCCAAACTACCGCCGGGCCCGATTTTGCAGCCTATTTGGAAACCGCGCGCGAACCGGTGAACCTGAGCATCACCACAACAGGCTATCGTGTTATCAAGGCGCTTTCTACCCGCGATCAGTGGGTTTCTAATGGTGGGTACTCTGATTTCATTCTATTCAGGTATGCAGAGGCACTATTAGTTTATGCTGAAGCCAAGGCCGAATTAGGCACCCTAACCCAGGCCGACCTGGACAGATCCGTTAACCTGCTGCGTGCCCGCGCCGGTATGCCAAACATGAATATGGCTGCGGCCAACGCCACACCCGATCCTTTTCTGCTGGCACAATATCCGAATGTGGAGAAGGGCGCTAATAAGGGTGTTATCCTGGAGATCCGTCGTGAACGACGTATTGAAATGTTTAACGAAGGCCTGCGCTGGGACGACCTGATGCGCTGGAAGGAAGGCAAAAAACTGGAACAACCTATGGTAGGCATCTACTTCCCCAGCCTTGGCTCGTTCGATTTTAATAACGATGGCAAAACCGATGTATACCTGCACAACGGCAATGCCTCGGGCGCGCCGGCGGGTACCAGCAGCGTAGTTAACGTTACACAAAAGGCGCTTACCAATGGCACTTCGGGCAACTTCTTCCCGTTAAAAGGCATCACTATTACGTTTGATGAAAACAAAGATTACCTGTACCCCATACCATCAGAGGATATTACTTTAAATCCAAAAATCACGCAAAACCCCGGCTGGAAATAA
- a CDS encoding TonB-dependent receptor, which yields MKFYVFTKAMPKVWLPPKLLMVMKLTTLLLLITLVQVSAKSFGQRITLNENNVSLKRVIQDIEHQSGYVFFYDSKDVKQKVNVHISDASIEDVLAECLKNLPLSYKIADKTILLQQKNLPTAIAEAPPVPITVKGKITDNKGVPLIGATVSAKKANKAVVADVNGMFEIKDINSDEILIFSYTGYVTKQIPANDPGIANVVLEEDVKAMNEVVVVGYGTQKKENLTGAVSQISSTDIGYHATPNIANSLQGLLPGLNIQANTGNPGDKPDINIRGFNSVNGGSPLILIDGIQGDIDRVNPLDVETVSVLKDAASAAIYGARGSFGVILITTKKGKAGNTVVNYTNNIGRTTPIVRTDYISDPYEYGKIVDAFLSGYNGTTYTNYTDADYAKERQVADGTLAPFNEKQADGTYKFFGKTNWYDLLFRKWAPSQTHNLSISGGNDKLQGYLSGRSYNTGTIQAGVDASLIKYNIKGNLNFKANKWLDISDNIQVSTADMTEYGGSKAGYVTNGSGIYNGNTYYFLFPFMPSSIDGVPYDYNGYGEIAALGDKSSFQKTYSEQFVNTLSARLHPVKDLVVNIDYANTVNHVAVTTRENPITYLTTLKANLQTVGLNTLTEARNRNYYNALNVYGTYNKNLFNDTHHFKLLLGYNQEDFSSDNISAQQGNLLVSNLSSLNLGTNLIAANGSGSLWAIRGYFGRLNYDYKNKYLLEVNGRYDGSSRFPVTSRYGFFPSVSAGWYLSREDFFKPLEKTISSLKLRSSYGQLGNQNIDLYTFSQILSTGQTIWASNAVRFNYVGAPAPLPSVVTWENSKTIDVGADLGLFNDKFNVSFDWYEKNVSGMYVPGQPLPSVFGAPEPRENIASLRDRGFELQVSYNAGFDIAGSPFRLKSTISLYNFTGVITKYPNASGLMSAFYEGQKLGDIYGYHIDGQFQSDAEAAAYQAKFVNPATSLGQVYNYEINIVQNAQWKGLHAGDIKYVDVNGDGAINKGKNTLADHGDLVKIGNTMPKFPFGFNFAADWKNFDLMVAGTGVMHQDWYPTGDIYWGPYERPYLSFIRKDLIQNAWTPETPTNTYPQAVRGYASLGALRSLGEINDYYLTNVGYLRVKNLTLGYTLPVKLTQKVGIQKLRFYVSGENLFTWSFGHLTKYIDPETAGSGIDYSTPMNVSTSSSSIARAGESYPLGKVYSLGLSITL from the coding sequence ATGAAATTTTATGTTTTTACTAAAGCCATGCCCAAGGTATGGCTCCCTCCTAAATTATTGATGGTGATGAAATTAACTACGCTTTTGCTGCTCATCACATTGGTGCAGGTCAGTGCAAAAAGCTTCGGGCAGCGGATAACGCTTAACGAGAACAACGTATCTTTAAAAAGGGTGATCCAGGACATCGAGCATCAATCGGGGTACGTATTCTTTTACGATTCGAAGGATGTGAAACAAAAGGTAAACGTCCACATCAGCGATGCCTCTATAGAAGATGTTTTGGCCGAATGCCTTAAGAATCTCCCTTTAAGCTATAAAATTGCCGACAAGACCATCCTGCTACAACAAAAAAATCTGCCAACAGCAATTGCCGAGGCACCGCCCGTACCGATCACTGTAAAGGGTAAGATCACCGACAACAAGGGCGTACCGCTGATTGGCGCCACCGTAAGCGCAAAGAAGGCTAATAAAGCCGTAGTCGCTGATGTTAACGGCATGTTTGAGATAAAAGATATCAACAGCGATGAGATCCTGATATTTTCATACACCGGTTACGTAACCAAACAAATACCAGCTAATGATCCCGGCATTGCCAATGTAGTTTTAGAGGAGGATGTAAAAGCTATGAACGAGGTGGTTGTGGTAGGCTACGGTACGCAAAAAAAGGAAAACCTTACCGGGGCCGTGTCTCAAATATCAAGCACGGATATTGGTTATCACGCAACTCCAAACATTGCCAACTCGTTGCAGGGTTTGCTACCCGGCTTAAACATCCAGGCTAATACCGGCAACCCCGGCGATAAACCCGATATCAACATCCGTGGGTTTAACTCGGTTAATGGCGGCTCGCCGCTGATACTGATAGATGGTATACAGGGCGATATCGATCGCGTTAATCCGTTAGATGTAGAAACAGTGTCGGTGTTAAAGGATGCCGCCTCGGCCGCTATCTATGGCGCCCGCGGCTCGTTCGGCGTGATATTGATCACCACTAAAAAAGGTAAGGCGGGCAATACAGTAGTTAATTATACCAACAATATTGGCCGCACCACCCCAATTGTACGTACCGATTACATTAGTGACCCGTACGAATACGGGAAAATAGTCGACGCGTTCCTCTCGGGCTACAACGGTACTACCTACACCAACTATACCGATGCCGATTATGCGAAGGAGCGCCAGGTAGCCGATGGAACCCTGGCCCCCTTTAATGAAAAACAGGCCGATGGAACCTATAAGTTTTTTGGCAAAACCAACTGGTACGATCTGCTTTTCCGCAAATGGGCGCCATCGCAAACGCATAACCTTTCCATTTCGGGCGGTAACGATAAATTGCAGGGCTACTTATCGGGGCGCTCTTATAATACCGGCACCATACAGGCCGGTGTAGATGCCAGCCTGATCAAATACAACATCAAGGGCAACCTGAACTTTAAAGCGAACAAATGGCTCGATATTTCGGATAACATCCAGGTAAGCACTGCCGATATGACCGAGTACGGCGGCTCTAAAGCCGGCTATGTTACCAATGGCAGCGGCATTTACAACGGCAACACTTATTACTTTTTATTCCCCTTTATGCCCAGCAGCATAGACGGCGTACCTTACGATTATAACGGCTATGGCGAAATTGCCGCATTGGGTGATAAAAGCAGCTTCCAGAAAACCTATTCAGAACAGTTTGTAAACACGCTGAGCGCCCGCTTGCACCCGGTGAAAGACCTGGTGGTGAATATTGACTACGCCAACACGGTTAACCATGTGGCAGTTACCACCCGGGAAAATCCTATCACCTATTTAACCACGCTAAAGGCCAATTTGCAAACCGTAGGCTTAAACACCCTTACCGAAGCGCGCAACCGTAACTATTACAACGCGCTAAACGTGTATGGCACCTATAATAAAAACCTGTTTAACGATACCCATCACTTTAAACTGCTTTTAGGTTATAACCAGGAGGATTTTAGTTCAGATAATATCAGCGCCCAGCAGGGTAACTTATTGGTAAGCAACTTGTCGAGCCTTAATTTGGGCACCAACCTAATTGCGGCAAACGGCTCGGGAAGCTTGTGGGCTATCCGTGGTTATTTCGGCAGGCTTAATTACGATTATAAAAACAAGTATCTGTTAGAGGTGAATGGCCGTTACGATGGTTCATCACGCTTCCCGGTAACCAGTCGCTATGGCTTCTTCCCATCGGTTTCTGCGGGTTGGTACCTTAGCCGCGAGGATTTCTTTAAACCGCTGGAGAAGACCATCAGTTCGTTAAAGTTACGCAGCTCGTACGGTCAGTTAGGCAACCAGAATATCGATCTGTATACCTTCTCGCAGATCCTGTCAACCGGGCAAACCATTTGGGCTTCAAACGCGGTACGCTTTAATTATGTTGGCGCGCCTGCCCCATTGCCAAGTGTGGTAACCTGGGAAAATTCAAAAACGATAGACGTAGGCGCCGACCTGGGCTTGTTTAACGATAAATTCAATGTATCGTTCGATTGGTACGAGAAAAATGTATCAGGCATGTATGTACCCGGCCAGCCGCTGCCATCGGTATTTGGCGCGCCTGAACCGCGGGAAAATATCGCCAGCCTGCGCGACAGGGGCTTTGAATTGCAGGTGAGCTATAATGCCGGCTTTGATATAGCTGGTTCGCCGTTCCGCCTTAAATCAACAATCAGCCTCTACAATTTTACAGGTGTAATTACCAAATACCCTAACGCCAGCGGCCTGATGAGCGCGTTTTACGAAGGGCAAAAGCTGGGCGATATCTATGGCTATCATATCGATGGCCAGTTCCAGTCGGATGCCGAAGCTGCGGCATACCAGGCTAAATTCGTTAATCCGGCGACATCCTTAGGTCAGGTTTACAACTACGAGATCAATATTGTACAAAACGCCCAATGGAAGGGGCTGCACGCCGGCGATATTAAATATGTGGATGTAAACGGCGACGGTGCTATCAATAAAGGTAAAAACACCCTTGCCGACCATGGCGATTTGGTTAAAATAGGCAACACCATGCCTAAATTCCCCTTCGGTTTTAATTTTGCTGCCGATTGGAAAAACTTCGACCTGATGGTAGCCGGTACCGGCGTTATGCACCAGGACTGGTACCCTACCGGCGATATTTACTGGGGCCCGTATGAAAGGCCTTACCTGTCGTTCATCCGTAAAGATCTGATCCAGAACGCATGGACACCGGAAACCCCGACTAACACTTATCCGCAGGCGGTGCGTGGTTACGCGTCGTTAGGCGCATTACGTTCGCTGGGCGAGATCAATGATTACTACCTGACCAATGTGGGCTACCTGAGGGTAAAAAACCTAACCCTGGGTTATACCCTGCCGGTAAAACTCACTCAGAAGGTTGGTATACAAAAGCTACGCTTCTACGTTAGCGGCGAGAACCTGTTTACCTGGAGCTTCGGTCATTTAACCAAATATATCGATCCGGAAACAGCTGGTTCGGGTATAGATTACTCAACCCCGATGAATGTGTCTACCAGTTCAAGCTCGATAGCCCGCGCGGGCGAATCGTATCCATTGGGTAAAGTATATTCCCTTGGCTTAAGTATTACCCTATAA
- a CDS encoding FecR family protein, with amino-acid sequence MENHQLKEIFSRYLENRCTAGEVETLIGYFNTDNEAYLRLLIEQELESPEPDLNDEHLYTLTAEAFENIRQQIGKNNKPAEIRHINIPNHKKQRLWPRIAVAASLLLILSVTAYFITHQQQPNSKPNLVAKRLPQHDIAPGGNKAVLILANGQQINLTNAKNGRLAKEANMLINKTADGKVVYQSDKQNKAATELAYNTLKTPRGGKYDLTLADGTRVWLNAASSITYPSAFNGPDRQVEITGEAYFEVVHNAAKPFRVKVAGQTIEDLGTHFNINAYADEPAIKTTLLEGSIRVSNSTGNLVLKPGQQAVIKADQNITIDAGADMEEAIAWHQGLFKFNEASTEMVMRQLSRWYDVDVSYEGKIPPRQFSGKIYRNASALKVSDILSYKQIHFRLEGRKIIVMP; translated from the coding sequence TTGGAAAATCATCAACTCAAAGAAATTTTTAGCCGATACCTTGAAAACCGCTGCACTGCGGGCGAGGTAGAAACGCTGATCGGGTATTTTAATACGGATAACGAGGCTTATTTGCGCCTGCTTATTGAACAGGAATTAGAAAGCCCTGAACCCGATCTGAACGATGAACACCTGTACACCTTAACGGCCGAAGCTTTTGAAAACATCAGGCAGCAGATCGGCAAAAACAACAAACCGGCTGAAATTCGCCATATCAACATACCCAATCACAAGAAACAACGTCTTTGGCCGCGTATTGCTGTAGCCGCATCGCTGTTGCTTATCCTGAGTGTAACAGCGTATTTCATTACCCATCAACAACAACCAAATAGCAAACCAAACCTGGTAGCAAAGCGTTTGCCGCAACATGATATTGCCCCGGGCGGCAACAAAGCTGTTTTAATATTGGCCAACGGACAGCAGATCAATCTTACCAACGCCAAAAACGGCCGCCTGGCAAAAGAGGCCAACATGTTGATCAATAAAACCGCCGATGGTAAGGTAGTTTATCAATCCGACAAACAAAACAAGGCCGCTACCGAACTTGCCTACAACACCTTAAAAACCCCTCGCGGCGGCAAGTACGATCTGACATTGGCCGATGGTACCCGGGTATGGCTCAACGCGGCCTCATCCATCACCTATCCATCCGCCTTTAACGGGCCGGACAGACAGGTGGAAATTACCGGCGAGGCTTATTTTGAAGTGGTGCATAATGCTGCTAAACCATTCCGCGTAAAGGTGGCCGGGCAAACTATTGAAGACTTAGGTACACATTTTAACATTAATGCTTATGCCGATGAACCGGCTATAAAAACCACCCTGCTGGAAGGCAGCATCAGGGTATCAAACAGCACCGGTAATTTGGTACTGAAGCCGGGGCAGCAAGCCGTTATCAAGGCTGACCAAAACATCACCATAGATGCCGGTGCCGATATGGAAGAGGCAATTGCCTGGCACCAGGGCTTGTTTAAATTTAACGAAGCCAGCACAGAAATGGTAATGCGCCAGCTATCGCGCTGGTATGATGTGGATGTAAGTTACGAGGGTAAAATACCGCCGCGCCAGTTTTCGGGTAAAATATACCGTAACGCCAGCGCTTTAAAAGTATCAGATATTTTAAGTTATAAACAGATCCATTTCAGGCTGGAAGGTCGCAAGATCATCGTAATGCCTTAG
- a CDS encoding RNA polymerase sigma factor: MYSQSPEALQQEKDLICLLKEGDERAFEKLYRLYSIRVLKKLLRFVKDEDVAVELLQDIFLKLWEKRETLDAEQSLRPFLFRIAENKITDLFRRAAYDRKLLEHLVSVSTEVCYDTEDTINLKDGESILKQAINALPPQRQKIFILCKIEGKSYEEVGALLGISAGTVNDHMVKAGRAVKKYFNTTDLALLTLMMASVPHIFKS; this comes from the coding sequence ATGTATTCTCAAAGCCCGGAAGCGTTACAGCAGGAAAAGGACCTGATTTGCCTTTTAAAAGAGGGCGATGAGCGGGCTTTTGAAAAGCTATACCGCTTATACAGCATCCGGGTATTAAAAAAACTACTTCGCTTTGTTAAAGATGAAGATGTAGCGGTTGAGTTGCTGCAGGATATTTTTTTAAAGCTTTGGGAGAAACGCGAAACCCTTGATGCTGAACAATCACTGCGCCCGTTCTTATTTCGCATTGCCGAAAACAAAATTACCGACCTGTTCAGGCGCGCTGCTTACGATAGGAAATTACTGGAGCACCTGGTCTCGGTATCAACCGAAGTGTGTTATGATACCGAGGATACGATCAACCTGAAAGATGGGGAATCTATCCTGAAACAAGCCATCAACGCGCTTCCACCCCAGCGCCAAAAGATATTTATACTTTGCAAAATCGAAGGCAAGAGCTACGAAGAGGTTGGCGCTTTGCTGGGTATATCCGCCGGGACTGTGAACGACCATATGGTGAAAGCCGGCCGGGCCGTAAAGAAATATTTTAACACAACCGATCTGGCCCTGCTTACCCTGATGATGGCCAGCGTGCCGCATATTTTCAAATCGTAA
- a CDS encoding NPCBM/NEW2 domain-containing protein: MKNILLPGLTLMALCVLGLSVQAQQSAPASNVQWIDAMNLTEVEQGWGQIRAGRSVGGHPITLANVVYTHGVGTHAASTIVITLHGAATRFSATVGVDDEATKEGSVVFSVIADGKELVKTPALRKGDAPQVISVDVTGAKKLTLQLDDAGDGINNDHGDWADAKLDLVPGTQQKPGIIVKPVAPPRYVHQRESDVPQIHGARIVGATPGHDFLFLVPATGKGPFIYSAKDLPAGLKLDPSTGVISGALQSAGTNQVMLSVRGPKGIAKRNLTIVGGEHKLALTPPMGWNSWNVWAAAVDQDKVKAAADELISSGLAAHGYSYINIDDTWEAGRDEKGNIQTNKKFPDMAALSGYIHQKGLRFGIYSSPGPKTCAGYTASYEHEEQDAASYAAWGVDYLKYDWCSYGTIAKDDRSLAAYMKPYQVMGAALNKVNRDILYSLCQYGMGDVWKWGADPSVGGSCWRTTGDILDNWSSLKSIIESQAGHEVYAGPGHWNDPDMLMVGVVGFGKTHPTHLKPNEQLLHISMWSLLAAPILIGCDMTKMDQFTLDLLANDETIDINQDPLGKPASRLVKDGNREVWARPLFDGTKAVGLVNLDNEPQKITVKWSDIGIKGAQSVRDLWLHKNLGTLKGSYTVEVPAHGCVLLKVKGVNKK; the protein is encoded by the coding sequence ATGAAAAATATTTTATTGCCCGGCCTAACTTTAATGGCCCTATGCGTTTTGGGTTTATCAGTGCAGGCGCAACAATCGGCCCCGGCTTCAAATGTACAATGGATAGATGCCATGAACCTTACCGAGGTAGAGCAAGGTTGGGGGCAGATCCGGGCCGGGAGATCGGTTGGTGGGCATCCCATCACCCTGGCTAATGTGGTATACACCCATGGCGTAGGTACGCACGCGGCAAGTACCATTGTAATTACCCTGCATGGCGCCGCTACCCGCTTTTCGGCAACAGTGGGTGTGGATGATGAAGCTACTAAAGAAGGCTCGGTTGTTTTTAGTGTAATTGCCGATGGCAAAGAGTTGGTTAAAACCCCGGCTTTAAGAAAAGGCGACGCGCCGCAGGTAATTTCAGTAGATGTTACCGGCGCAAAAAAGTTAACACTGCAATTAGACGATGCAGGCGACGGCATTAATAACGACCACGGCGACTGGGCCGATGCTAAATTAGATCTTGTGCCTGGCACACAGCAAAAACCCGGGATCATTGTTAAGCCGGTTGCCCCGCCGCGATATGTACATCAACGCGAAAGCGATGTGCCTCAAATTCATGGTGCGCGAATTGTTGGCGCTACGCCGGGCCACGATTTCCTTTTCCTGGTACCTGCAACAGGCAAAGGGCCATTTATATACAGCGCTAAAGATCTGCCGGCAGGGCTTAAATTGGACCCATCCACCGGCGTCATCTCCGGCGCTTTACAATCTGCCGGTACAAACCAGGTAATGCTGAGTGTGCGAGGGCCAAAAGGGATAGCAAAACGCAATTTAACGATAGTAGGCGGCGAGCATAAGCTGGCATTAACACCGCCCATGGGCTGGAACTCGTGGAATGTATGGGCTGCAGCCGTCGACCAGGATAAAGTGAAGGCCGCTGCCGATGAGTTGATCTCCTCGGGCCTTGCCGCGCATGGCTACTCCTATATTAATATAGATGATACCTGGGAAGCAGGCCGGGACGAAAAAGGCAATATTCAAACCAACAAAAAATTCCCCGACATGGCTGCGCTGTCAGGCTATATCCATCAAAAAGGCTTACGCTTCGGTATCTATTCATCGCCGGGGCCTAAAACCTGCGCCGGTTATACTGCCAGTTACGAGCACGAGGAGCAGGATGCGGCAAGCTATGCAGCCTGGGGAGTTGATTATTTAAAATACGATTGGTGCAGCTACGGGACTATCGCTAAGGACGACCGTTCGTTGGCTGCTTATATGAAACCCTACCAGGTGATGGGCGCGGCATTAAATAAGGTTAACCGCGATATTTTGTACTCTTTATGCCAATACGGTATGGGCGATGTTTGGAAATGGGGCGCCGATCCGTCGGTAGGTGGTAGTTGCTGGCGCACAACCGGCGATATTTTGGATAACTGGAGCAGTTTAAAATCAATTATTGAAAGCCAGGCCGGGCACGAGGTGTATGCCGGGCCGGGCCATTGGAATGACCCGGATATGCTGATGGTAGGTGTAGTTGGTTTTGGCAAAACGCATCCTACCCATTTAAAACCTAACGAACAGTTACTGCATATCTCCATGTGGAGCCTTTTGGCCGCACCGATACTGATTGGCTGCGATATGACCAAAATGGATCAGTTTACGCTGGATCTGCTGGCTAACGACGAAACTATCGACATTAACCAGGACCCTTTGGGCAAACCAGCCAGCCGCCTGGTAAAGGATGGCAACCGGGAGGTTTGGGCAAGGCCGTTGTTTGATGGCACTAAGGCTGTGGGGTTGGTTAACCTGGATAACGAACCGCAAAAGATCACTGTTAAATGGTCTGATATTGGTATAAAGGGGGCGCAAAGCGTACGGGATCTGTGGTTGCACAAAAACCTCGGCACCTTAAAAGGAAGCTATACGGTAGAAGTACCGGCACATGGTTGTGTACTGTTAAAAGTGAAGGGTGTAAACAAAAAATAA